One Streptomyces coeruleorubidus DNA segment encodes these proteins:
- a CDS encoding FmdB family zinc ribbon protein, whose translation MPRYEYRCRTCGDTFELSRPMAESSAPAACPSGHDDTVKLLSTVAVGGSASAPAPAPRAGGAGGGCCGGGCCG comes from the coding sequence ATGCCTCGCTACGAGTACCGCTGCCGGACCTGCGGCGACACCTTCGAACTCAGCCGTCCCATGGCGGAGTCCTCCGCTCCCGCGGCCTGCCCCTCGGGTCACGACGACACGGTGAAGCTCCTTTCCACGGTCGCGGTGGGCGGCTCGGCCTCCGCCCCGGCACCGGCCCCCCGCGCGGGCGGCGCAGGCGGCGGCTGCTGCGGAGGCGGCTGCTGCGGCTGA
- a CDS encoding DedA family protein translates to MTAIAADAGPQWVNDLMDALGAPGAGLAIALENLFPPLPSEVILPLAGFAASSGRMSLLAVLLWTTAGSVIGALALYGVGALLGRDRTVAIAARLPLVKVADIEKTEAWFLRHGTKAVFFGRMVPIFRSLISVPAGVERMRLPVFLALTTLGSAIWNTVFVLAGYALGANWHEVTAVVSTYSKVVLALAALAVAVFAGARLLKRPRGARGTARQATTHPQPHPHNHGTSRAPRRTGQAQRQRPAPAGSAPPQGPPVREAP, encoded by the coding sequence ATGACAGCCATCGCAGCGGACGCGGGACCGCAGTGGGTCAACGACCTGATGGACGCGCTGGGCGCGCCTGGCGCCGGTCTCGCCATCGCCCTGGAGAACCTGTTCCCGCCGCTGCCCAGCGAGGTGATCCTGCCCCTCGCCGGATTCGCCGCGAGCAGCGGCCGGATGAGCCTGCTCGCCGTCCTGCTGTGGACGACGGCCGGCTCGGTGATCGGCGCGCTCGCGTTGTACGGGGTCGGTGCGCTGCTCGGTCGTGACCGGACGGTGGCGATCGCGGCCCGGCTGCCGCTGGTGAAGGTCGCGGACATCGAGAAGACGGAGGCGTGGTTCCTGCGGCACGGCACCAAGGCGGTGTTCTTCGGCCGGATGGTCCCCATCTTCCGCAGCCTGATCTCCGTGCCGGCGGGTGTGGAGCGCATGCGCCTGCCGGTGTTCCTGGCGCTGACGACCCTGGGCAGCGCGATCTGGAACACGGTGTTCGTGCTCGCGGGTTACGCGCTCGGCGCGAACTGGCACGAGGTCACGGCCGTCGTCTCCACCTACTCGAAGGTGGTCCTGGCCCTGGCCGCGCTGGCAGTAGCAGTCTTCGCCGGGGCACGGCTGCTGAAACGCCCCCGCGGGGCGCGGGGAACTGCGCGACAAGCCACAACACACCCGCAGCCGCACCCGCATAACCACGGCACCTCCCGAGCTCCTAGGCGAACCGGCCAAGCCCAGCGGCAGCGGCCAGCTCCCGCAGGATCCGCTCCCCCGCAAGGACCCCCCGTTCGGGAAGCGCCCTGA
- a CDS encoding HAD family hydrolase: MPALVASDLDRTLIYSAAALALTMPDARAPRLLCVEVHESKPLSYMTETAAQLLTDLGDAAVFVPTTTRTRKQYLRINLPGPAPTYAICANGGHILVDGVSDPDWHAQVTARLADQCAPLAEVQEHLLRAADPVWVRKHRVADDLFAYLVVERELLNEDWVKELAVWAENRGWTVSLQGRKIYAVPKPLTKSAAMREIARRTGADITLAAGDSLLDADLLLAADQGWRPGHGELADTGWTAPGIRALPERGVLAGERILRELAAAAGLGRFA; encoded by the coding sequence ATGCCCGCACTCGTCGCGAGCGACCTCGATCGCACCCTGATCTACTCCGCTGCGGCTCTGGCGCTGACCATGCCGGACGCACGGGCGCCCCGGCTGCTGTGTGTGGAGGTGCACGAGAGCAAGCCGCTGTCGTACATGACGGAGACCGCGGCCCAGCTCCTGACCGACCTCGGCGACGCCGCCGTGTTCGTGCCGACCACGACCCGTACGCGCAAGCAGTACCTGCGCATCAACCTGCCGGGCCCCGCGCCCACCTACGCGATCTGCGCGAACGGCGGCCACATCCTGGTGGACGGCGTGTCCGACCCCGACTGGCACGCACAGGTGACCGCGCGGCTGGCCGACCAGTGCGCGCCCCTGGCCGAGGTGCAGGAGCACCTGCTGAGGGCCGCCGACCCGGTCTGGGTGCGCAAGCACCGCGTCGCCGACGACCTCTTCGCCTACCTCGTCGTCGAGCGTGAACTGCTCAACGAGGACTGGGTGAAGGAACTGGCGGTGTGGGCGGAGAACCGCGGCTGGACCGTGTCCCTCCAGGGCCGCAAGATCTACGCCGTGCCCAAGCCGCTCACCAAGAGCGCGGCGATGCGCGAGATCGCCCGTCGCACCGGCGCCGATATCACCCTCGCCGCCGGTGACTCCCTGCTCGACGCCGACCTGCTCCTCGCGGCCGACCAGGGCTGGCGGCCCGGCCACGGGGAGCTGGCCGACACCGGCTGGACGGCGCCCGGGATCAGGGCGCTTCCCGAACGGGGGGTCCTTGCGGGGGAGCGGATCCTGCGGGAGCTGGCCGCTGCCGCTGGGCTTGGCCGGTTCGCCTAG
- a CDS encoding phosphoribosyltransferase, which yields MEKAVNEGVHHQVRDGVRAGTAGGAEGVWPGSWVAERLGVGLVGDDRLTDLLGLALRRNPKRAHLLVSNVLGKHVPQSPSVVYGYGFELGRRVRDLLGADEARRAVVLGYAETATGLGHCVADGLGLAPYLHSTRRPVAGVARAGGFEESHSHATSHLLLPEDPALLAGDGPLVLVDDEFSTGNTVLNTVRDLHERYPRRRYVVVALVDMRSVADARRLEEFARAIGARVDLVAAASGTVRLPEGVLSKGQELVTRHEAESAAEGAPSSAGASWPVAQFPAPLEGVGPHPDGVGTHPHLTRVDLRWPHDLPDGGRHGFTPAHRQRLEAVLPAMAARIADALPQGARRVHVLGFEELMYAPLRLAEALERTTDAEVRYSTTTRSPVLAVDDPGYAIRTRLVFPAHDDPADGPGERYAYNVAGAGFDAVIAVVDSAADTPPLHAPDGLLAQLAAHTPQVLLAVVPSYAPETSPVRATPQPFERPSMLPEPLRGPAFSSYAPEEVGWLLQDLSDVTLEAPTEEREEAIQSGGAHYAESLPVEYQPSEQYQELFHAALEESAARIAQAAGVVTETVLAERSPRPVLVSLARAGTPVGILMRRWARHRHGLDLPHYAVSIVRGRGIDANALRWLAGHHDPREVVFVDGWTGKGAITRELAQALEEFEKSDGITGFSPEIAVLADPGSCVRTYGTREDFLIPSACLNSTVSGLISRTVLRADLVGPHDYHGAKFYRELAGADVSVTFLDAVSARFPEVADAACAQAKELLAADRSPTWEGWAAVERISEEYGIHDVNLVKPGVGETTRVMLRRVPWKVLARAGAGSDLDHVRLLAEQRGVPVEEVAELPYTCVGLIHPKYTRGATGADGKAVTL from the coding sequence ATGGAGAAGGCAGTGAACGAGGGGGTGCACCACCAGGTGCGCGACGGGGTGCGGGCCGGGACGGCCGGCGGTGCCGAGGGTGTCTGGCCGGGCAGCTGGGTCGCCGAGCGGCTCGGCGTCGGGCTCGTCGGCGACGACCGGCTGACCGACCTGCTGGGACTGGCCCTGCGCCGCAACCCCAAGCGGGCACACCTGCTGGTGTCGAACGTGCTCGGCAAGCACGTCCCGCAGTCGCCGTCCGTGGTCTACGGCTACGGCTTCGAGCTGGGCCGCCGGGTGCGTGACCTGCTGGGCGCCGACGAGGCGCGCCGCGCGGTCGTCCTCGGCTACGCGGAGACCGCGACCGGCCTCGGCCACTGTGTCGCCGACGGCCTGGGCCTGGCCCCCTACCTGCACTCCACCCGCCGCCCCGTCGCCGGCGTCGCCCGCGCGGGCGGCTTCGAGGAGTCCCACTCCCACGCCACGTCTCATCTGCTGCTGCCGGAGGATCCGGCCCTGCTGGCCGGCGACGGGCCGCTGGTCCTGGTCGACGACGAGTTCTCCACGGGGAACACGGTGCTGAACACCGTCCGGGATCTTCATGAGCGGTATCCGCGGCGGCGGTATGTCGTGGTGGCGCTGGTGGACATGCGGTCGGTTGCCGACGCCCGCCGGCTGGAGGAGTTCGCCCGCGCGATCGGCGCGCGGGTGGATCTCGTGGCAGCGGCTTCGGGGACCGTGCGGCTGCCCGAGGGGGTGCTGTCGAAGGGGCAGGAGCTGGTGACGCGGCACGAGGCGGAGAGTGCCGCGGAAGGTGCTCCGTCGTCCGCGGGCGCGTCGTGGCCGGTCGCGCAGTTCCCCGCGCCCCTTGAGGGCGTCGGCCCGCACCCGGACGGCGTCGGCACCCACCCCCACCTCACCCGCGTAGACCTGCGCTGGCCCCACGACCTGCCGGACGGCGGACGCCACGGGTTCACACCCGCGCATCGGCAGCGCCTGGAGGCCGTCCTGCCCGCGATGGCGGCCCGGATCGCCGACGCGCTGCCCCAGGGGGCCCGGCGCGTGCACGTACTGGGCTTCGAGGAGCTCATGTACGCCCCGCTGCGGCTCGCCGAGGCCCTGGAGCGGACCACGGACGCCGAGGTCCGCTACTCCACCACCACCCGCTCGCCCGTCCTCGCCGTCGACGACCCCGGCTACGCGATACGCACCCGCCTGGTCTTCCCCGCCCACGACGACCCCGCCGACGGCCCCGGCGAGCGGTACGCCTACAACGTCGCGGGCGCCGGCTTCGACGCGGTGATCGCCGTCGTCGACTCGGCCGCGGACACGCCCCCGCTGCACGCGCCCGACGGCCTGCTGGCCCAGCTCGCCGCGCACACGCCGCAGGTCCTCCTCGCCGTCGTGCCGTCGTACGCCCCCGAGACCTCGCCCGTCCGCGCGACCCCGCAGCCTTTCGAAAGGCCCTCCATGCTGCCCGAGCCCCTTCGCGGCCCCGCCTTCTCCTCGTACGCGCCCGAGGAGGTCGGCTGGCTGCTCCAGGACCTCTCGGACGTGACACTGGAGGCGCCGACCGAGGAGCGCGAGGAGGCGATCCAGAGCGGCGGCGCCCACTACGCCGAGTCGCTGCCCGTGGAGTACCAGCCCAGCGAGCAGTACCAGGAGCTGTTCCACGCCGCGCTGGAGGAGTCGGCGGCCCGCATCGCGCAGGCGGCCGGCGTGGTCACCGAGACGGTCCTCGCGGAGCGGTCGCCGCGCCCCGTCCTGGTCTCCCTGGCCCGTGCCGGGACACCCGTCGGCATCCTGATGCGCCGCTGGGCTCGGCACCGGCACGGTCTCGACCTGCCGCACTACGCCGTGTCGATCGTCCGCGGCCGCGGCATCGACGCCAACGCCCTGCGCTGGCTCGCCGGGCACCACGACCCCCGGGAGGTCGTCTTCGTCGACGGCTGGACCGGCAAGGGCGCCATCACCCGTGAACTCGCCCAGGCTCTGGAGGAGTTCGAGAAGTCCGACGGCATCACCGGCTTCAGTCCCGAGATCGCGGTGCTGGCCGACCCGGGCTCCTGCGTACGGACCTACGGCACGCGCGAGGACTTCCTCATCCCCTCCGCCTGCCTCAACTCGACCGTGTCCGGCCTGATCTCGCGGACCGTCCTGCGGGCGGACCTGGTCGGACCGCACGACTACCACGGCGCGAAGTTCTACCGCGAACTCGCCGGCGCGGACGTCTCGGTGACCTTCCTGGACGCCGTCTCCGCCCGCTTCCCCGAGGTCGCGGACGCGGCCTGCGCCCAGGCCAAGGAACTGCTCGCCGCCGACCGCTCGCCCACCTGGGAGGGCTGGGCCGCCGTCGAGCGCATCAGCGAGGAGTACGGCATCCACGACGTGAACCTCGTCAAGCCCGGCGTCGGCGAGACCACCCGGGTGATGCTGCGCCGCGTGCCCTGGAAGGTCCTGGCACGCGCCGGGGCGGGCAGCGACCTCGACCACGTACGCCTGCTGGCCGAGCAACGCGGCGTACCCGTCGAGGAGGTGGCCGAACTGCCCTACACCTGCGTCGGCCTGATCCACCCCAAGTACACCCGGGGCGCGACCGGCGCCGACGGCAAGGCGGTGACGCTCTGA
- a CDS encoding HpcH/HpaI aldolase/citrate lyase family protein, producing the protein MRHFGHIAPEVRKRLFYREPCTFTADSPAGLLSAALGATLYSPATRERLADDILKQAGRGVVSMVLCLEDSIDDADVGPGEENLVRQLTALADLPGADLPLLFIRVRVPEQIPDLVRRLGPAARLLSGFVLPKFTEERGTPFLEALATAEAEGGRRLFAMPVLESPELLYRESRVATLEGISRAVDKYRDRVLALRLGVTDFCSSYGLRRGPDMTAYDVQIVASVIADVVNMLGRVDGTGFTVTGPVWEYFRVQERMFKPQLRQSPFLEVQAAELREKLIEHAMDGLLREISLDHANGLLGKTCIHPSHVLPVHALSVVSHEEFSDAQDILRPERGGGGVLRSAYTNKMNEVKPHRAWAERTLLRAEVFGVANEDIGFVELLAAGLRD; encoded by the coding sequence ATGCGTCATTTCGGGCACATCGCCCCTGAGGTGCGGAAGCGTCTCTTCTACCGCGAGCCGTGCACGTTCACCGCGGATTCGCCGGCCGGGCTGCTCTCGGCCGCCCTCGGCGCCACGCTCTACAGCCCGGCCACCCGGGAACGCCTCGCCGACGACATCCTCAAGCAGGCCGGTCGCGGCGTGGTCTCCATGGTCCTGTGCCTGGAGGACTCGATCGACGACGCGGACGTCGGCCCGGGCGAGGAGAACCTCGTCCGCCAGCTCACGGCCCTCGCCGACCTCCCGGGAGCGGACCTGCCGCTGCTCTTCATCCGGGTCCGCGTCCCCGAGCAGATCCCCGACCTGGTACGACGCCTCGGGCCCGCCGCCCGGCTGCTGTCCGGATTCGTACTGCCGAAGTTCACCGAGGAACGCGGCACACCCTTCCTGGAGGCTTTGGCGACCGCCGAGGCCGAAGGCGGCCGGCGCCTCTTCGCCATGCCGGTGCTGGAGTCGCCGGAGCTGCTCTACCGCGAGTCGCGTGTGGCCACCCTGGAGGGCATCTCCCGGGCGGTCGACAAGTACCGCGACCGCGTGCTCGCCCTGCGCCTGGGCGTGACGGACTTCTGCTCCTCCTACGGGCTGCGCAGAGGCCCCGACATGACGGCCTACGACGTGCAGATCGTCGCCTCCGTGATCGCCGACGTGGTGAACATGCTGGGCCGCGTCGACGGGACCGGCTTCACCGTGACCGGGCCGGTGTGGGAGTACTTCCGGGTCCAGGAGCGCATGTTCAAGCCGCAGCTGCGGCAGAGCCCCTTCCTGGAGGTGCAGGCCGCGGAACTGCGCGAGAAGCTGATTGAGCACGCCATGGACGGCCTGCTCAGGGAGATCTCCCTGGACCACGCCAACGGACTGCTGGGCAAGACCTGCATCCACCCCTCGCACGTGCTGCCCGTGCACGCCCTGTCGGTCGTCAGCCACGAGGAGTTCTCGGACGCCCAGGACATCCTGCGCCCCGAGCGCGGCGGCGGGGGTGTGCTGAGATCGGCGTACACGAACAAGATGAACGAGGTGAAGCCGCATCGGGCCTGGGCCGAGCGGACACTGCTGCGTGCCGAGGTTTTCGGCGTGGCGAACGAGGACATCGGCTTCGTGGAGCTGCTCGCGGCCGGCTTGCGCGACTGA
- a CDS encoding TerD family protein → MTHAMLKGSNVPLEATTVRAVLRWTPGQGVPDVDASALLLGPDGRVRSDEDFVFYNQPRHPSGKVWRLGKKRVAEGLTDTIQTDLAGVESGVSRILLVASADGVTFDCVRALRILLYDAAGTGAEALAYFDVKPETGEETALICGELYRRGEGWKFRALGEGYSNGLQGLATDYGISVDESEALEETAGQPTTADATQPTTAGPAQPTTSAPTQQPPAPAQPSPEVSRPLPPEQPTAVPAQPGYGYPPQQPPATQPAYGYPHPTSQPAYGYPQAPATAGVTGAQSGYGYPQPVAAAAPDPDFRLPPQGPQFIGR, encoded by the coding sequence ATGACGCACGCGATGCTGAAGGGGTCCAACGTCCCGCTGGAAGCCACCACGGTGCGCGCCGTGCTGCGCTGGACACCCGGGCAGGGGGTTCCGGACGTCGACGCCTCCGCGCTGCTCCTCGGCCCCGACGGTCGTGTGCGCTCCGACGAGGACTTCGTCTTCTACAACCAGCCCCGGCACCCTTCCGGGAAGGTGTGGCGGCTCGGCAAGAAGCGGGTCGCCGAGGGCCTGACCGACACGATCCAGACAGATCTCGCCGGTGTCGAGTCGGGAGTCAGCCGGATTCTGCTGGTCGCATCGGCGGACGGCGTCACGTTCGACTGCGTACGGGCCCTGCGCATTCTGCTGTACGACGCGGCGGGCACCGGCGCGGAAGCTCTGGCGTACTTCGACGTCAAGCCCGAGACGGGCGAGGAGACCGCGCTGATCTGCGGCGAGCTGTACCGGCGCGGGGAGGGCTGGAAGTTCCGGGCGCTGGGCGAGGGCTATTCGAACGGGCTTCAGGGGCTCGCGACCGACTACGGCATCTCGGTGGACGAGTCGGAGGCGTTGGAAGAGACGGCCGGACAACCGACCACGGCCGACGCGACCCAGCCCACGACCGCCGGCCCCGCACAGCCGACGACCTCCGCCCCCACCCAGCAGCCCCCGGCCCCGGCCCAGCCCTCCCCCGAGGTGTCCCGGCCGCTGCCGCCGGAGCAGCCGACCGCGGTGCCCGCGCAGCCCGGGTATGGATATCCGCCACAGCAGCCCCCGGCGACCCAGCCGGCGTACGGCTACCCGCATCCCACCAGCCAGCCCGCGTACGGCTACCCGCAGGCACCGGCGACGGCGGGCGTCACGGGGGCGCAGTCCGGCTACGGCTACCCGCAGCCGGTCGCAGCCGCGGCCCCCGACCCGGACTTCCGTCTGCCCCCGCAGGGCCCGCAGTTCATCGGTCGCTAG
- a CDS encoding TerD family protein, whose amino-acid sequence MGLFDGLRRGDVQFDSGHAATNAIELTKRRAQISLTKQDAATGHLRVNLSWRMRTSDIGGPQRESLLRHPFRALKPPEVIGHSQSVVNVDLDLGCLYELQDGSKGVVQPLGGYFGDVNAPPYVKLSGDDRFGSGTGETMYINLDHRDSIKRLLVFVYIYDATPAFDRAHAIVTLYPSNGPRIEIHLDERQPQARSCAVVMIEKVKDEIIVRREAKFVYGFQAELDRLYGWGLQWGRGYKTKVQR is encoded by the coding sequence ATGGGCCTGTTCGACGGACTCCGGCGTGGCGATGTGCAGTTCGACTCGGGTCACGCGGCAACCAACGCGATCGAACTGACCAAGCGGCGCGCGCAGATATCACTCACCAAACAGGACGCGGCCACCGGCCATCTCCGCGTCAACCTGAGCTGGCGGATGCGCACCTCCGACATCGGCGGCCCGCAGCGCGAGAGTCTGCTGCGGCACCCCTTCAGGGCCCTCAAACCGCCCGAGGTCATCGGCCACAGCCAGAGCGTGGTCAACGTCGACCTCGACCTGGGCTGTCTGTACGAACTCCAGGACGGCAGCAAGGGCGTCGTCCAGCCCCTCGGCGGCTACTTCGGCGATGTCAACGCCCCGCCGTACGTCAAGCTCAGCGGCGACGACCGCTTCGGCTCCGGAACCGGCGAGACGATGTACATCAACCTCGACCACCGCGACAGCATCAAGCGGCTCCTGGTCTTCGTCTACATCTACGACGCGACTCCCGCCTTCGACCGCGCCCACGCCATCGTCACCCTCTACCCGAGCAACGGCCCCCGCATCGAGATCCACCTCGACGAACGCCAGCCGCAGGCCCGCTCCTGCGCCGTCGTCATGATCGAGAAGGTCAAGGACGAGATCATCGTGCGCCGCGAGGCGAAGTTCGTCTACGGGTTCCAGGCCGAGCTGGACCGGTTGTACGGGTGGGGGCTCCAGTGGGGCCGGGGCTACAAGACGAAGGTCCAGCGCTGA
- a CDS encoding DUF475 domain-containing protein: MVLKTFGWSFAVTALGLVAAVFYGGWAAFGLVAILSVLEISLSFDNAVVNAGILKKMSAFWQKIFLTIGILIAVFGMRLVFPVVIVALSAQLGPIEAVDLALTDKERYQELVTDAHPSIAAFGGMFLLMIFLDFIFEDRDIKWLGWLERPLAKLGKVDMLSVCIALIILLISAMTFATHAHQHGGMHVDKAETVLLSGVAGLITYMIVGGLSGYFEDKLEEEEEREHEQEEEAVRAGKPRSAVVVAGKAAFFMFLYLEVLDASFSFDGVIGAFAITNDIVLMALGLGIGAMYVRSLTVYLVRQGTLDEYVYLEHGAHYAIGALAMILLVTIRYEINEFITGSVGVILIAWSFWSSVRRNRALAAAEGKAAGSGDKTEVSSGV, encoded by the coding sequence GTGGTTCTGAAAACCTTCGGGTGGTCGTTCGCGGTCACCGCGCTCGGCCTGGTCGCAGCGGTCTTCTACGGAGGGTGGGCCGCCTTCGGGCTCGTAGCGATCCTGTCCGTCCTCGAGATCTCGCTGTCCTTCGACAACGCGGTGGTCAACGCCGGAATCCTGAAGAAGATGAGTGCCTTCTGGCAGAAAATCTTCCTCACGATCGGCATTCTGATCGCGGTGTTCGGCATGCGGCTGGTCTTCCCTGTCGTGATCGTCGCCCTCAGTGCCCAACTCGGGCCGATCGAGGCCGTCGACCTCGCGCTCACCGACAAGGAGCGTTACCAGGAGCTCGTCACCGACGCCCACCCGTCGATCGCCGCGTTCGGTGGCATGTTCCTGCTGATGATCTTCCTGGACTTCATCTTCGAGGACCGGGACATCAAGTGGCTGGGCTGGCTGGAGCGGCCCCTGGCCAAGCTCGGCAAGGTCGACATGCTGTCGGTCTGCATCGCGCTGATCATCCTGCTGATCTCCGCGATGACCTTCGCGACCCACGCCCACCAGCACGGCGGCATGCACGTCGACAAGGCGGAGACGGTCCTCCTCTCCGGCGTCGCGGGCCTGATCACGTACATGATCGTGGGCGGTCTCTCCGGCTACTTCGAGGACAAGCTCGAAGAGGAGGAGGAACGCGAACACGAGCAGGAGGAAGAGGCCGTCCGGGCCGGCAAGCCGCGCTCCGCGGTCGTCGTGGCCGGCAAGGCCGCGTTCTTCATGTTCCTCTACCTGGAGGTCCTGGACGCGTCCTTCTCCTTCGACGGCGTGATCGGCGCCTTCGCCATCACCAACGACATCGTCCTGATGGCCCTCGGCCTCGGCATCGGCGCCATGTACGTCCGGTCGCTCACGGTCTACCTGGTCCGCCAGGGCACCCTCGACGAATACGTCTACCTGGAGCACGGCGCGCACTACGCGATCGGCGCGCTCGCCATGATCCTGCTCGTCACCATCCGGTACGAGATCAACGAGTTCATCACCGGCTCCGTCGGCGTCATCCTGATCGCCTGGTCCTTCTGGTCCTCCGTCCGCCGCAACCGCGCCCTGGCAGCGGCAGAGGGAAAAGCGGCGGGCTCGGGCGACAAGACTGAGGTCTCGTCCGGGGTGTGA
- a CDS encoding TerD family protein, with product MGVTLAKGGNVSLSKAVPNLTQVMVGLGWDARSTTGAPFDLDASALMCGGGRVLGDEWFVFYNQLKSPDGSVEHTGDNLTGEGDGDDESLLIDLSKVPPQCDKIVFPVSIHMADERGQTFGQVSNAFIRVVNQADGQELARYDLSEDASTETAMIFGEVYRYQDEWKFRAVGQGYASGLRGIALDFGVNVS from the coding sequence ATGGGCGTCACGCTCGCCAAGGGAGGCAACGTCTCCCTGTCCAAAGCCGTACCGAACCTCACTCAGGTGATGGTCGGGCTCGGCTGGGACGCGCGCTCCACCACCGGAGCCCCTTTCGACCTCGACGCCAGCGCCCTGATGTGCGGCGGCGGACGCGTGCTCGGGGACGAGTGGTTCGTGTTCTACAACCAGCTCAAGAGCCCGGACGGTTCCGTGGAGCACACCGGTGACAACCTCACCGGCGAGGGCGACGGCGACGACGAGTCGCTCCTGATCGACCTCTCCAAGGTGCCGCCCCAGTGCGACAAGATCGTCTTTCCCGTCTCCATCCACATGGCCGACGAACGCGGCCAGACCTTCGGCCAGGTCAGCAATGCCTTCATTCGCGTGGTGAACCAGGCGGACGGCCAGGAACTCGCCCGCTACGACCTCAGCGAGGACGCCTCCACGGAGACCGCGATGATCTTCGGCGAGGTCTATCGCTACCAGGACGAATGGAAGTTCAGGGCCGTCGGGCAGGGGTACGCGTCGGGGCTGCGGGGCATCGCTCTGGACTTCGGAGTCAACGTCTCGTAG
- a CDS encoding TerD family protein, which produces MGVSLSKGGNVSLTKEAPGLTAVIIGLGWDVRTTTGTDFDLDASALLLNNSGKVANDQHFIFFNNLKTPDGSVEHTGDNLTGEGEGDDEQIKVNLAGVPADVEKIVFPVSIYDAETRQQSFGQVRNAFIRVVNQAGGAEIARYDLSEDASTETAMVFGELYRHGAEWKFRAIGQGYASGLRGIAQDFGVNV; this is translated from the coding sequence GTGGGAGTCAGCCTCAGCAAGGGCGGCAACGTATCGCTGACCAAGGAGGCGCCGGGCCTCACCGCGGTCATCATCGGTCTGGGGTGGGACGTCCGCACCACGACCGGCACGGACTTCGACCTGGACGCCAGCGCGCTGCTGCTGAACAACTCGGGCAAGGTCGCCAACGACCAGCACTTCATCTTCTTCAACAACCTCAAGACGCCGGACGGCTCCGTCGAGCACACCGGTGACAACCTCACCGGTGAGGGCGAGGGCGACGACGAGCAGATCAAGGTCAACCTCGCGGGCGTCCCGGCCGACGTGGAGAAGATCGTCTTCCCCGTCTCGATCTACGACGCCGAGACCCGCCAGCAGTCCTTCGGCCAGGTGCGCAACGCGTTCATCCGCGTCGTGAACCAGGCCGGCGGCGCCGAGATCGCCCGGTACGACCTGAGCGAGGACGCCTCCACCGAGACCGCCATGGTCTTCGGTGAGCTCTACCGGCACGGCGCGGAGTGGAAGTTCCGCGCCATCGGCCAGGGCTACGCCTCGGGCCTGCGCGGCATCGCGCAGGACTTCGGCGTGAACGTCTGA
- a CDS encoding peroxiredoxin → MAIQVGEKAPDFELKDNHGASVKLSDFRGRKNVVLLFYPFAFTGVCTGELCELRDNLPQFSDRDTQLLAVSNDSIHTLRVFAEQEGLEYPLLSDFWPHGNVSRAYGVFDEDKGCAVRGTFVIDKEGVVRWTVVNGLPDARDLNDYVKALDTL, encoded by the coding sequence ATGGCGATCCAGGTCGGCGAGAAGGCCCCCGACTTCGAGCTCAAGGACAACCACGGCGCGAGCGTGAAGCTGTCCGACTTCCGCGGTCGGAAGAACGTGGTGCTGCTCTTCTATCCCTTCGCCTTCACCGGCGTGTGCACCGGCGAGCTGTGCGAGCTGCGGGACAACCTGCCGCAGTTCTCCGACCGCGACACCCAGCTGCTCGCCGTCTCCAACGACTCCATCCACACGCTGCGCGTCTTCGCCGAGCAGGAGGGTCTGGAGTACCCGCTGCTGTCGGACTTCTGGCCGCACGGCAACGTCTCGCGCGCCTACGGCGTCTTCGACGAGGACAAGGGTTGCGCCGTGCGCGGCACCTTCGTCATCGACAAGGAGGGCGTCGTGCGCTGGACCGTCGTCAACGGCCTGCCGGACGCGCGCGACCTGAACGACTACGTGAAGGCGCTCGACACCCTGTGA
- a CDS encoding DUF3052 domain-containing protein, whose amino-acid sequence MSATADHAEERTNPAARLGFQPGQVVQEIGYDDDVDQELRQAIEAIVEGDLVDEDYDDVADAVVLWFRDDDGDLTDALVDATTYIEEGGAILLLTPKTGRSGYVEPSDISEAATTAGLTASKSVSVGKDWSGSRLATPKAAKSKR is encoded by the coding sequence GTGAGCGCGACCGCGGACCACGCGGAGGAGCGGACGAACCCTGCCGCCAGGCTGGGGTTCCAGCCCGGGCAGGTGGTCCAGGAGATCGGCTACGACGACGACGTGGACCAGGAGCTCCGCCAGGCCATTGAGGCAATCGTCGAGGGCGACCTGGTGGACGAGGACTACGACGACGTGGCCGACGCCGTTGTGCTGTGGTTCCGTGACGACGACGGCGACCTGACGGATGCGCTGGTCGATGCCACCACGTACATCGAAGAGGGCGGCGCGATCCTGCTCCTCACGCCGAAGACGGGCCGTTCGGGCTATGTGGAGCCGAGCGACATCTCGGAAGCCGCCACGACGGCGGGCCTGACGGCGTCGAAGAGCGTCAGCGTCGGCAAGGACTGGAGCGGCAGCCGGCTGGCGACGCCCAAAGCCGCCAAGTCGAAGCGTTAG